The following coding sequences are from one Sphingobium sp. V4 window:
- a CDS encoding pectate lyase, which produces MLRRLSHACAALLLIGPLAAEARNLEAFPGASGYGRYAKGGRDGAIIFVTSLADRGPGTLRACIDAEGPRTCIFRVGGIIRWTSERPIIRNPYITIAGQTAPGGGILITHGGGRYGVTPLVAKNTHDVVIRHIRVRLDNRGATRAVNSGIIFENSKNVIVDHVSVSWAEDETIGGQGQNDNITISNSILAEGLRRHDKCALLSSDPLGSQNMTFIGNICAHNGDRNPDVNFFPKSCVDVVNNVIYNARSDFVEVWEQHGGSPVNIVGNYFKSGPNMVPGRYIIARQSVKSTGRARIYEAGNHIEGKIEREPPPYVREAMVDTPTCPLGAPVLDARQAFGRALQEAGAFPRDTVDMRLVKEVKNGTGRIRNAPGILPEIADGTPYADSDKDGMSDEWERTNGADAGRSDAWADADHDGWRNLDEFLDYAHRRSLAGSSVAETEGSVTRPWTLAALAVVLIAAVIAGFGSLSNTGAVSS; this is translated from the coding sequence GTGCTGCGGCGGCTTTCCCACGCTTGCGCAGCCTTGTTGTTGATTGGCCCGCTCGCCGCCGAGGCCCGGAACCTTGAGGCTTTTCCCGGTGCGTCGGGTTATGGTCGGTACGCTAAGGGCGGACGAGACGGCGCCATCATCTTCGTCACGAGCCTTGCGGATCGCGGACCGGGAACATTGCGCGCCTGCATTGACGCAGAAGGTCCGCGCACCTGCATATTCCGGGTCGGCGGCATCATCCGCTGGACATCTGAGCGCCCGATAATCCGCAATCCCTATATCACCATCGCGGGACAGACTGCGCCGGGGGGCGGAATCCTGATTACCCATGGTGGCGGCAGGTACGGCGTCACGCCGCTCGTCGCGAAGAACACGCACGATGTCGTCATCCGTCATATCCGGGTAAGACTGGATAACAGGGGCGCTACACGCGCGGTGAACAGCGGGATCATTTTCGAGAATAGCAAGAATGTCATTGTCGATCATGTCAGCGTTTCATGGGCGGAGGACGAAACGATTGGCGGTCAGGGGCAGAATGACAATATAACCATATCCAACTCTATCCTGGCGGAGGGATTGCGCAGGCACGACAAATGCGCGCTTCTGAGCAGCGACCCGCTTGGCAGTCAGAATATGACATTTATCGGGAATATCTGTGCCCATAACGGAGATCGAAATCCAGACGTTAATTTCTTTCCAAAATCCTGTGTAGATGTCGTAAATAATGTAATATATAATGCTCGTTCTGATTTTGTTGAAGTATGGGAGCAACATGGTGGCAGCCCAGTCAATATTGTCGGAAATTATTTCAAATCAGGGCCTAATATGGTGCCAGGCAGATACATTATTGCCCGACAGTCGGTGAAATCGACTGGTCGCGCTCGGATCTATGAAGCAGGCAACCATATCGAAGGTAAGATCGAGCGCGAGCCTCCGCCCTATGTGCGCGAAGCGATGGTCGATACTCCAACCTGTCCGCTTGGGGCGCCGGTCCTTGATGCACGGCAAGCCTTTGGTCGCGCTTTGCAGGAGGCTGGAGCCTTTCCCCGCGACACAGTGGACATGAGGTTGGTGAAAGAGGTGAAGAATGGTACCGGCAGGATCCGCAACGCCCCCGGCATCCTTCCTGAAATTGCCGATGGTACGCCCTATGCGGACTCGGACAAGGACGGGATGTCGGACGAATGGGAGCGAACGAACGGTGCCGACGCCGGAAGGAGCGACGCATGGGCTGATGCCGACCATGATGGTTGGCGGAATCTCGACGAGTTTCTCGACTATGCGCATCGACGTTCGTTGGCGGGTTCGAGTGTCGCAGAGACCGAAGGAAGCGTGACGCGTCCCTGGACTCTGGCGGCATTGGCAGTCGTCCTCATCGCGGCTGTTATCGCCGGTTTCGGTAGCCTCTCGAATACAGGTGCAGTTTCATCATGA
- a CDS encoding dicarboxylate/amino acid:cation symporter translates to MTAFARRWFAVPLWQRVLGGLAVGVLLGLYWPAAASWIAFVGEIFVRLIRMLVVPIVFVSIASGVTALADPRRLGSVGGRTVLLFALTTICAVSVGMALGLLVGPGVGTALGKAVPHALGEAKSLHDQLVGIVPVNIVQSLAEGDMLAIIFFAMLLGFGVILAGDEGRPMATMLQSASRVLFHLVRIVMEITPFGVLALIAKAVADNGVAVFANIGWLALCVLLGVIAQILIVHLPLIALVARLSIRRFFRAAIDPLLVAFSTASSAATLPVALRVAQDTLRIEPAIASTVLPIGASIGKDGTAMYVGLLSVFSLQALGVHPDPAMLAIMLLTGSLAAFGTAPIPSASLFMLAAVLSAVGVSPEQTALVVGFVLPFDRLLDMTRTVASASANLTVTAVVARQEKAIDG, encoded by the coding sequence ATGACCGCGTTCGCCCGTCGCTGGTTCGCCGTCCCGCTCTGGCAGCGCGTGCTGGGCGGACTGGCCGTCGGCGTCCTGCTGGGCCTCTATTGGCCCGCCGCCGCATCCTGGATCGCCTTTGTCGGCGAGATTTTCGTCCGGTTGATCCGGATGCTGGTCGTCCCGATCGTCTTCGTGTCGATCGCTTCGGGCGTGACGGCCCTGGCTGATCCGCGCCGCCTGGGATCCGTCGGCGGACGCACGGTGCTTCTGTTCGCGCTCACCACAATCTGCGCCGTTTCGGTCGGGATGGCGCTGGGTCTTCTGGTCGGTCCCGGCGTGGGCACTGCGCTGGGCAAGGCGGTGCCCCATGCGCTGGGCGAAGCCAAGTCGTTGCACGACCAGCTGGTCGGGATCGTCCCGGTCAACATCGTCCAGTCGCTCGCCGAAGGGGACATGCTGGCAATCATCTTCTTCGCCATGCTGCTGGGCTTCGGCGTCATACTGGCCGGCGACGAAGGCCGGCCGATGGCGACCATGCTCCAATCGGCCAGTCGCGTGCTGTTCCACCTCGTCCGCATCGTCATGGAAATCACGCCCTTCGGCGTCCTTGCCCTGATCGCCAAGGCGGTGGCGGACAATGGCGTTGCCGTCTTCGCCAATATCGGCTGGCTGGCGCTCTGCGTGCTGCTGGGCGTGATCGCGCAGATACTGATCGTCCATCTGCCGCTCATAGCGCTCGTCGCGCGCCTGTCGATCCGCCGCTTCTTCCGCGCCGCGATCGACCCGTTGCTGGTCGCCTTCTCCACCGCTTCGTCGGCCGCGACCCTGCCGGTCGCGTTGCGGGTGGCGCAGGATACGTTACGCATCGAACCGGCGATCGCTTCCACCGTGCTGCCGATCGGCGCCAGCATCGGCAAGGACGGGACTGCCATGTATGTCGGGCTGCTCAGCGTCTTCAGTCTTCAGGCGCTGGGCGTGCATCCCGATCCCGCGATGCTGGCGATCATGCTGCTGACGGGATCGCTTGCAGCCTTCGGCACCGCGCCGATCCCTTCCGCTTCACTCTTCATGCTGGCCGCCGTCCTGTCTGCCGTGGGCGTCTCGCCGGAACAGACCGCACTGGTGGTAGGCTTCGTCCTGCCCTTCGACCGGCTGCTCGACATGACGCGTACGGTGGCCAGCGCCAGCGCGAATCTGACCGTCACCGCGGTCGTCGCGCGGCAGGAAAAAGCGATCGACGGTTAG
- the dgcA gene encoding N-acetyl-D-Glu racemase DgcA — protein MRRTLTALGEVFPLATPFRISRGVKTAAEVVTVTLAENGAIGRGECVPYPRYGESVDTSIAEIEAVREALEKGVSRRGLLEILPAGAARNAVDCALWDLELKLAGSDIATELSLPRPLRPIATAMTVGLDTPDAMGLAAAALAHVPLIKVKVDRNDPAAQLRAVRAAAPAPRLIVDPNESWTIAEVSDLQGLMIDLRVDLLEQPLPAHEDGALDGFRSAIAIAADESVHVAADLDGLPDGYRVVNIKLDKAGGLTAALHLADAARVRGLDVMTGCMICSSLSIAPAWAIAAGSAFVDLDGPLWLSADRDGGVTGNRGYLLPPQPGFWGGL, from the coding sequence ATGCGCCGCACGCTGACCGCTCTGGGGGAAGTCTTCCCCCTCGCCACCCCCTTCCGCATCTCGCGCGGGGTCAAGACCGCCGCGGAAGTGGTCACCGTCACCCTTGCCGAAAACGGCGCCATCGGTCGGGGCGAGTGCGTGCCCTATCCCCGCTATGGCGAAAGCGTCGATACCAGCATCGCGGAGATCGAGGCGGTGCGCGAGGCGCTGGAGAAGGGCGTCAGCCGCCGCGGGCTGCTCGAAATCCTGCCGGCGGGCGCAGCGCGCAACGCGGTCGACTGCGCGCTCTGGGATCTGGAACTGAAACTGGCGGGCAGCGACATCGCCACCGAATTGAGCCTGCCCAGGCCGCTGCGTCCGATCGCGACCGCCATGACTGTCGGCCTCGACACGCCAGACGCCATGGGACTGGCGGCCGCAGCACTGGCCCATGTGCCGCTCATCAAGGTCAAGGTGGACCGGAACGATCCCGCCGCCCAGCTTCGCGCGGTCCGGGCCGCTGCGCCCGCGCCGCGCCTGATCGTCGATCCCAATGAAAGCTGGACCATCGCGGAGGTCAGCGACCTTCAGGGATTGATGATCGACTTGCGCGTCGACCTGCTGGAACAGCCGCTGCCAGCGCATGAGGATGGCGCGCTTGATGGTTTCCGGTCCGCCATCGCCATCGCCGCGGACGAATCCGTCCATGTCGCAGCCGACCTCGACGGTCTGCCCGATGGCTATCGCGTCGTGAACATCAAGCTCGACAAGGCAGGCGGGCTGACCGCAGCACTTCACCTCGCCGACGCCGCGCGCGTGCGTGGCCTGGACGTCATGACCGGCTGCATGATCTGCTCCTCCCTCTCGATCGCGCCCGCCTGGGCGATCGCGGCGGGTAGCGCCTTCGTCGATCTCGACGGGCCGCTTTGGCTCTCGGCCGATCGCGACGGCGGCGTCACCGGCAATCGCGGTTATCTGCTGCCGCCGCAGCCGGGCTTTTGGGGCGGGCTGTAA
- a CDS encoding radical SAM protein, producing MWTYHPDLLARPVPRYTSYPTAAQFTDAVGIIEMAERLDRVEAETPLSLYLHIPYCHDICWYCGCNTGAANKAQRLSAYVEALEREIALVARRLGGRGRVRRIAFGGGSPNSLPLVDFIRLLQQLLLCFDAQDARISVELDPRRLDRQWIDAMAAMGVDRVNLGVQTFTPLVQARIGRIQPLDMVERAVEGLAAVNVAVGFDLMYGLPGQSPDDLVATLDASIAMAPARIALFGYAHMPRLLPRQARIDVTDLPDLRTRFTMAAEGHDRLVAAGYHAIGFDHFASRGDSLARAAQQGRLRRNFQGFTDDDADVLIGMGASAISQFPDLIIQNEKRAGPYRERIAVGQLAATRGLVRTGDDRRRGRIIEALLCQGEAHLGMVPPVDLSRFEALGLVRCSGDHVRLTPAGRPYARAIAACFDAYLEPQEKRFSHAI from the coding sequence ATGTGGACCTATCACCCCGACCTGCTCGCCCGACCGGTGCCGCGCTACACCAGCTACCCCACCGCGGCCCAGTTCACTGACGCTGTCGGGATTATCGAGATGGCGGAGCGGCTGGACCGGGTGGAGGCGGAAACGCCGCTCTCGCTCTATCTCCACATTCCCTATTGTCATGACATTTGCTGGTATTGCGGCTGCAACACCGGCGCGGCGAACAAGGCGCAACGCTTGTCCGCCTATGTCGAGGCGCTGGAGCGGGAGATTGCGCTGGTGGCGCGGCGGCTTGGCGGGCGGGGGCGGGTGCGGCGCATCGCCTTTGGCGGGGGCAGCCCCAATTCGCTGCCGCTGGTCGACTTCATCCGGCTGCTCCAGCAATTGCTGCTCTGCTTCGACGCGCAGGATGCCCGGATTTCGGTCGAACTGGACCCGCGTCGGCTGGACCGGCAATGGATCGACGCGATGGCGGCCATGGGCGTCGATCGGGTCAATCTGGGCGTGCAGACCTTCACCCCGTTGGTGCAGGCTCGCATCGGCCGCATCCAGCCGCTCGACATGGTGGAACGCGCGGTCGAGGGACTGGCTGCTGTCAATGTCGCTGTCGGTTTCGATCTGATGTACGGCCTTCCGGGCCAGTCTCCGGACGATCTCGTCGCGACGCTCGACGCCAGCATCGCTATGGCGCCGGCGCGGATCGCCCTGTTTGGCTATGCCCATATGCCCCGCCTGCTGCCCCGCCAGGCCCGTATCGACGTCACCGACCTACCGGACCTGCGGACGCGCTTCACCATGGCGGCCGAGGGACATGACCGGCTGGTCGCGGCCGGATATCACGCAATCGGGTTCGATCATTTCGCCAGTCGGGGCGACTCCCTCGCGCGCGCTGCGCAGCAGGGGCGTTTGCGGCGGAACTTTCAGGGCTTCACCGACGATGACGCCGATGTCCTCATCGGCATGGGGGCGAGCGCGATCAGCCAGTTTCCCGACCTCATCATCCAGAACGAGAAGCGCGCTGGCCCGTATCGCGAGCGGATCGCCGTGGGCCAGCTGGCAGCGACGCGCGGGCTCGTCCGCACCGGCGATGACCGGCGCCGGGGGCGGATCATCGAAGCGCTGCTGTGCCAGGGGGAGGCGCATCTGGGCATGGTTCCGCCCGTCGACCTTTCTCGCTTCGAAGCCCTGGGATTGGTTCGGTGCAGCGGAGACCATGTGCGGCTGACGCCGGCCGGACGGCCCTATGCCCGCGCCATCGCCGCCTGCTTCGACGCCTATCTGGAGCCGCAGGAAAAGCGGTTCAGCCATGCGATATAG
- a CDS encoding O-antigen ligase family protein gives MMASSLPTRLQKAEFWAIQAAVLMAPFPAIRHSTIFFTVSDYLFLIAIILRLGCKIPIAPLGALTGVWFAGLVALTGGLMASSLVSGDPLRGLIVDAQYVFAFMILPFALLGRTNDQAWRLVKCFVVAMAVMSAIGIAFYASGYNGGTARRLAIVTGGNRLSGFVDNANGMAGYIVLTLPLLWLLWQQRSLSSKYALIILIILITALILTSSNTGLIGLAVVTIILLGGRRNLFALSFVGVLATVIATWGQPYLPQVFKDRVLNAILNEDITQAGTYQGRHDLAVEAMRWTEDHLFLGVGADQYRLLSEYNLPVHNTYLLLWVEGGLVAMLGFVILLLCIIAAPLTQRGGSPAGSVALAAFATTVVFAGMGMGYTHVYARSLILPMLLAISPAVAAIPQFRNRRRNSSANAEMRNKMSAAALGVPAQRLNHSTEG, from the coding sequence ATGATGGCATCGTCCTTGCCAACGAGACTTCAGAAGGCCGAGTTTTGGGCGATCCAGGCGGCTGTTTTAATGGCTCCCTTTCCCGCGATCCGTCACTCGACGATTTTCTTCACTGTCAGCGACTATCTGTTTCTCATAGCAATCATCCTTCGCCTGGGTTGCAAGATCCCGATCGCTCCGTTGGGGGCCCTGACTGGCGTATGGTTTGCTGGCTTGGTGGCATTGACAGGGGGGCTGATGGCGAGCAGCCTTGTAAGTGGCGATCCGCTCCGCGGACTGATTGTTGATGCCCAGTATGTGTTCGCATTCATGATCCTGCCTTTCGCCCTGCTCGGACGGACAAATGATCAGGCGTGGCGTCTTGTGAAATGTTTCGTGGTCGCGATGGCGGTCATGAGTGCCATTGGCATCGCATTTTATGCTTCTGGTTATAATGGTGGAACGGCACGTCGCCTCGCAATCGTGACGGGCGGAAACCGCCTCTCTGGCTTCGTCGACAATGCCAATGGTATGGCGGGCTATATCGTCCTCACGCTACCGCTGCTTTGGCTTTTGTGGCAGCAACGGAGCCTGAGTTCCAAGTATGCTCTTATAATATTGATCATCCTTATCACCGCACTTATATTAACCAGTTCAAACACAGGACTTATAGGGCTCGCCGTTGTTACAATAATATTGCTTGGAGGGCGCCGAAATCTTTTTGCGCTATCGTTTGTTGGTGTCCTCGCAACTGTGATAGCGACATGGGGTCAGCCATATCTTCCTCAAGTTTTCAAGGATAGGGTTCTTAACGCAATACTCAATGAAGATATCACGCAGGCTGGAACATACCAGGGGCGGCACGATCTTGCCGTCGAAGCAATGCGCTGGACAGAGGATCATCTTTTTCTCGGAGTCGGGGCAGATCAGTATCGGTTATTGAGCGAATATAATTTGCCGGTTCACAATACCTACCTGCTCTTGTGGGTCGAAGGCGGCTTGGTTGCGATGCTGGGCTTCGTCATTTTGTTGCTATGCATCATCGCCGCTCCCTTGACACAGCGAGGAGGCTCTCCAGCTGGGAGCGTCGCATTGGCCGCATTCGCGACCACAGTGGTCTTCGCGGGGATGGGCATGGGCTATACCCACGTCTATGCACGGTCATTGATCCTCCCGATGCTGCTGGCGATCAGCCCTGCCGTCGCCGCGATCCCGCAATTTAGAAACCGAAGGCGCAATTCATCAGCCAATGCGGAAATGCGTAACAAGATGTCTGCTGCCGCTCTCGGCGTACCGGCTCAACGGCTGAACCATTCGACTGAAGGATGA